Proteins encoded within one genomic window of Ascaphus truei isolate aAscTru1 chromosome 8, aAscTru1.hap1, whole genome shotgun sequence:
- the C8H19orf25 gene encoding UPF0449 protein C19orf25 homolog, with the protein MTSRTKKRIVLPSRPEPPSVEQILEDVRGAIASDPVFNYDLSNDSLLPTHDGACVSEREKQYGQSCSYVEINNKLKEAQIQLKGTCNALRHAGKKLGGDIEELREAAM; encoded by the exons ATGACATCCAGAACAAAGAAGCGCATTGTCCTCCCATCTCGGCCGGAGCCACCCAGCGTTGAGCAGATTCTGGAGGATGTCCGTGGGGCCATAGCTTCCGATCCAGTATTTAACTACGACCTTAGCAATG ACTCACTGCTTCCTACGCATGACGGCGCCTGTGTAAGCGAGAGGGAAAAGCAGTATGGGCAGAGCTGCTCCTATGTGGAAATCAACAACAAGTTGAAGGAAGCACAGATCCAGCTGAAAGGAACATGTAATGCACTGAGACACGCTGGGAAGAAGCTGGGAGGGGATATTGAAGAACTGAGAGAGGCGGCCATGTGA